A region from the Eretmochelys imbricata isolate rEreImb1 chromosome 16, rEreImb1.hap1, whole genome shotgun sequence genome encodes:
- the GAPVD1 gene encoding GTPase-activating protein and VPS9 domain-containing protein 1 isoform X6: MSLPLPGHSKEKCCGTIALSELSRCDSTKVEYCVVLSPSKMVKLDIHTLAHHLKQERLYVNSEKQLIQRLNADVLKTAEKLYHTAWISKQQRINLDRLIITSAEASPAECCQHAKVLEDTQFVDGYKQLGFQETAYGEFLNRLRENPRLIASSLVAGEKLSQDNTQSVIHTVFTSIYGNCIMQEDESYLLQVLRYLIEFELKESDNPRRLLRRGTCAFSILFKLFSEGLFSAKLFLTATLHEPIMQLLVEDEDHLETDANKLIERFSPVQQEKLFGEKGTERFKQKVQEMVDSNEAKLVALVNKFIGYLKQNTYCFPHSLRWILSQMYKTLSCVDRLEVGEVRAMCTDLLLACFICPAVVNPEQYGIISDAPINEVARFNLMQVGRLLQQLAMTGSEEGDPHMKSNLGKFDKSCVAAFLDVVISGRAVETPPMSSVNLLEGLSRTVVYMTYSQLTNLVGFMRNVMSSDQLKEDRMALENLLANLPQNKPGKSSSLEMTPYNTPQLSPATTPANKKNRLPIGEED; the protein is encoded by the exons ATgagtcttcccctcccagggcaTTCCAAAGAGAAGTGCTGCGGGACCATAGCCCTGTCTGAGCTAAGTCGCTGTGACAGTACCAAGGT TGAGTACTGTGTAGTcctctcaccctcaaagatggtGAAGCTAGATATTCACACTCTGGCTCATCACCTCAAGCAAGAACGACTCTATGTAAACTCAGAAAAGCAACTTATTCAGAGATTAAATGCAGATGTATTGAAGACAGCTGAGAAACTGTACCACACAGCCTGGATTTCCAAGCAGCAAAGGATTAATTTGGACAGACTTATCATAACAAG TGCTGAAGCTTCTCCTGCTGAATGCTGCCAGCATGCCAAAGTCTTGGAGGACACACAGTTTGTTGATGGGTACAAGCAGTTGGGATTTCAAGAGACTGCTTATGGAGAATTCCTCAACAGATTGAGAGAGAACCCTAGGCTTATTGCTTCCTCTCTGGTTGCTGGAGAGAAACTCAGCCAGGACAACACACAAAGTGTCATTCACACGGTCTTTACCTCCATCTATGGCAATTGCATCATGCAGGAAGATGAGAGTTACCTCCTTCAAGTTTTGCGTTACTTGATAGAATTTGAACTGAAGGAAAGCGACAATCCCAGACGGCTTTTGAGGAGAGGTACCTGTGCATTCAGCATTttattcaaacttttttctgaGGGActcttttctgcaaaactgttcCTTACTGCAACATTGCATGAGCCAATCATGCAGCTGCTGGTGGAAGATGAAGACCACCTAGAAACAGATGCAAACAAATTGATCGAGAGGTTCTCTCCCGTGCAACAGGAAAAACTCTTTGGGGAGAAAGGCACAGAAAGGTTCAAACAAAAAGTCCAAGAAATGGTGGATTCCAATGAGGCTAAGTTAGTGGCTTTGGTAAACAAATTCATTGGTTATCTCAAGCAGAACACATACTGCTTTCCGCATAGCTTGCGATGGATTTTATCACAAATGTATAAAACACTCTCCTGTGTAGACCGGCTGGAAGTTGGGGAGGTGCGAGCAATGTGCACGGATCTTCTGCTTGCATGTTTCATTTGTCCTGCAGTTGTCAACCCAGAACAGTATGGAATAATTTCCGATGCCCCAATAAATGAGGTGGCAAGATTTAATCTGATGCAG GTCGGGAGACTTTTGCAGCAGTTGGCAATGACAGGCTCTGAAGAGGGAGATCCGCACATGAAGAGCAACCTTGGCAAATTCGACAAA AGCTGTGTTGCTGCTTTCCTGGATGTTGTTATTAGTGGGCGTGCTGTGGAAACCCCTCCGATGTCCTCAGTTAACCTTCTAGAAGGGTTGAGTAGGACTGTGGTTTATATGACATACAGCCAACTTACTAATCTG GTTGGTTTTATGCGAAATGTAATGTCAAGTGACCAACTGAAGGAAGATCGGATGGCTCTGGAAAACTTGTTGGCAAACTTACCCCAGAACAAACCCGGGAAAAGTAGCAGCCTTGAAATGACTCCTTACAATACTCCACAACTCTCCCCTGCAACTACTCCAGCCAACAAAAAAAATCGACTGCCTATAGGTGAGGAAGACTGA